The Coffea arabica cultivar ET-39 chromosome 1e, Coffea Arabica ET-39 HiFi, whole genome shotgun sequence genome has a window encoding:
- the LOC113712352 gene encoding large ribosomal subunit protein uL16: MGRRPARCYRQIKNKPYPKSRYCRGVPDPKIRIYDVGMKKKGVDEFPFCVHLVSWEKENVSSEALEAARIACNKYMTKYAGKDAFHLRVRVHPFHVLRINKMLSCAGADRLQTGMRGAFGKPQGTCARVAIGQVLLSVRCKDANSHHAQEALRRAKFKFPGRQKIIVSRKWGFTKFSRTDYVKWKQENRILPDGVNAKLLGCHGPLANRQPGRAFLEATS; the protein is encoded by the exons ATGGGGAGAA GACCTGCGAGGTGTTACCGTCAGATTAAAAACAAACCCTATCCAAAGTCAAGGTACTGCCGAGGTGTTCCAGATCCAAAGATCAGGATCTATGATGTTGGCATGAAGAAGAAGGGAGTTGATGAGTTCCCATTCTGTGTCCATTTGGTTAGTTGGGAAAAGGAGAATGTCTCCAGTGAAGCACTTGAGGCTGCTCGTATTGCTTGCAACAAGTACATGACTAAGTATGCTGGGAAGGACGCATTCCATTTGAGGGTCAGAGTTCATCCTTTCCATGTCCTGCGTATTAACAAGATGTTGTCATGTGCTGGAGCTGATAGGCTTCAAACTGGTATGAGGGGTGCTTTTGGGAAGCCACAAGGAACATGTGCTCGTGTTGCTATTGGTCAGGTACTTCTCTCTGTACGCTGTAAGGATGCTAACAGCCACCACGCTCAAGAGGCTTTGCGCCGTGCCAAGTTCAAGTTTCCTGGTCGCCAAAAGATCATTGTTAGCAGGAAGTG GGGATTCACCAAGTTCAGCCGCACAGACTATGTCAAATGGAAGCAAGAGAATCGTATTCTTCCAGATGGTGTTAATGCCAAG CTTCTTGGTTGCCATGGACCATTGGCGAACCGTCAACCTGGAAGAGCGTTTTTAGAAGCAACTTCTTAG
- the LOC113712360 gene encoding putative B3 domain-containing protein At5g58280: protein MAKDNDANTYEEARKQRVLDNKKRFEDLGILSISKSLSEVSKSEKKSQRSLSRPKPNDVYMVEPRRSSRARTQVTSYRDDVDVDLPRMRKRSKWSSSWASYLARPMEEVRAASYEERSRARLSAEKLQSNLQLENPSFIKSMVRSHVYSCFWLGLPSSFCEDHLPKSTVDMVLEDEEGLEFEAVYISKRSGLSGGWRAFALEHKLDDGDALVFELIEPTRFKVYIVRAVSCSKQEEGGSDAGETPKEKTKQRKKDNTRSKDSIRPEEDASSKASGRRRSSRLK, encoded by the exons ATGGCAAAAGACAACGATGCCAACACTTATGAAGAAGCTCGTAAGCAAAGGGTTTTGGACAACAAGAAAAGATTCGAG GATCTGGGGATTTTGAGCATCTCCAAAAGCCTTTCTGAGGTGTCAAAGTCTGAGAAGAAGTCACAG CGAAGCCTTAGTAGGCCAAAACCAAACGATGTTTACATGGTGGAGCCAAGACGGTCATCACGTGCGCGCACTCAGGTTACTTCATACCGCGATGAT GTAGATGTAGACCTTCCACGTATGCGGAAGAGATCAAAGTGGAGTTCTTCATGGGCAAG TTATCTGGCTAGACCAATGGAAGAAGTTAGAGCTGCGTCATATGAAGAAAGATCTCGCGCACGGCTGTCTGCTGAGAAGCTCCAAAGCAACTTACAGTTAGAGAATCCATCCTTTATCAAATCAATGGTTCGGTCTCATGTTTATAGTTGTTTCTGGTTG GGGCTTCCAAGTTCATTTTGTGAGGACCATTTGCCCAAGTCTACTGTAGATATGGTTTTAGAGGATGAGGAAGGCTTAGAGTTTGAGGCTGTCTACATTAGCAAGAGAAGTGGGCTTAGTGGTGGATGGAGAGCATTTGCTCTGGAACATAAACTGGATGATGGTGATGCTTTAGTATTTGAGTTGATTGAGCCAACGAGATTCAAG GTTTACATAGTCAGAGCTGTCAGCTGCTCTAAGCAAGAGGAAGGAGGAAGTGATGCTGGAGAAACACCAAAAGAGAAGACGAAGCAGAGAAAGAAAGACAACACTCGATCAAAAGATTCAATACGGCCAGAAGAAGATGCTTCCTCAAAGGCTTCAGGTCGGAGGCGGAGTAGCAGACTAAAGTGA
- the LOC113696005 gene encoding probable protein phosphatase 2C 55 yields the protein MNPYTIRNYWVPADPSDNRQWAPMEASDYRRFAPTVLAVAVKDILPVELNPWQRVSAEASDFRRWIPTAASDFLPVEFNSKKSSATPSVGLKMVAGSAYLPKDNPEKPEGDDAHFVSLEAQTIGVADGVGGWCKQGIDAGKYARDLMKNSRVAAESEPNGAVNPKRVMQEAYSNTKAPGSSTACIITLSGNALQAANVGDSGFIVVRDGKVVYQSPVQQHYFNCPYQLGNSKDDPSLAQELQVAVQKGDIVVAGTDGVFDNLHGFEIEEVIKSSSNKGDKPDYMACTIANLALYNSFDRYAADTPFARKSREAGHSHKGGKVDDITVIVAWIQ from the coding sequence ATGAATCCGTACACAATAAGAAATTATTGGGTTCCAGCAGACCCGTCGGATAACAGGCAATGGGCTCCAATGGAAGCATCCGATTACAGGCGCTTTGCTCCCACAGTATTAGCAGTAGCAGTAAAAGATATCTTGCCCGTTGAGCTTAACCCTTGGCAACGGGTTTCCGCGGAAGCATCCGACTTCCGGCGATGGATTCCAACAGCAGCATCAGATTTCTTGCCCGTTGAGTTTAACTCTAAGAAGAGCAGTGCTACTCCGTCAGTAGGTCTGAAGATGGTTGCGGGGTCCGCTTATCTTCCCAAAGATAACCCTGAAAAGCCCGAAGGGGACGATGCTCACTTCGTAAGCTTAGAGGCGCAGACAATTGGAGTCGCGGATGGTGTTGGTGGCTGGTGCAAGCAAGGTATAGATGCAGGAAAATACGCAAGGGATCTCATGAAGAATTCGAGGGTTGCTGCCGAATCTGAGCCTAATGGAGCAGTGAATCCGAAGAGGGTTATGCAAGAAGCCTATTCCAATACTAAGGCTCCAGGATCATCCACCGCCTGCATCATTACACTTTCGGGTAACGCATTGCAGGCCGCAAACGTCGGTGACAGTGGTTTTATAGTCGTACGAGATGGGAAAGTCGTGTATCAGTCACCCGTGCAGCAGCATTACTTCAACTGTCCGTATCAGTTGGGAAATTCCAAGGATGATCCTAGCTTGGCACAGGAATTACAAGTTGCGGTTCAAAAAGGCGACATTGTTGTTGCTGGGACTGATGGTGTTTTTGATAATCTGCATGGATTTGAGATCGAAGAAGTTATCAAGTCAAGCAGCAATAAAGGCGACAAACCTGACTACATGGCTTGTACTATAGCAAATCTTGCACTCTATAATTCGTTTGATAGGTATGCTGCAGATACACCCTTTGCAAGAAAATCAAGAGAAGCAGGCCACAGTCACAAAGGAGGAAAAGTTGACGATATTACTGTAATAGTTGCTTGGATCCAATGA
- the LOC113696014 gene encoding cytochrome P450 714C2-like: MEVQILVKAVVSITLVGILGGLVFRLYRELVGNPEKIRSALRKQGIGGPPPTLLLGNVLEMKKARTATNCANALFPFIGPWHNKYGHVFVFSIGVIPILHVTQPDMVREITTCTSLDSYLAKNRAYLLGRGILTSNGNQWAHQRKIIAPEFHGQGIRGMIKLIRESAMTLIDVWNNMIEAKGGVADIKIDQHMRSFSGDVISKACFGSDYSKGGEIFVKLRALLECASKKGFSFGIPFMKYLPTKSNREAWALEKDLRTLILRVVKERNESGDEKDLLQTVLEGAKNSELSPDAIDSFIVDNCKNIYLADFETTALAATCCLMLLAANPEWQERVRGEVLGVCDGQAPDSDTIRKMKVLSMAINESLRLYPPVAIMSREVFEEMKFGGVHVPKGVNIWALVLTLHTDSEVWGADSYQFNPDRFANGIAGACKLPHLYMPFGVGPRVCLGQHLASAELKNLLSLILSNFTFTLSPTYIHSPTLNLVIEPEHGVDLNVKKL; the protein is encoded by the exons ATGGAGGTTCAAATTTTAGTGAAAGCGGTGGTGTCCATTACTTTGGTTGGCATCCTGGGTGGCTTGGTTTTCCGTCTGTATAGAGAACTAGTGGGCAATCCAGAGAAGATTAGGTCGGCCCTGCGGAAACAAGGGATAGGCGGACCACCGCCCACTCTTTTGCTTGGCAACGTactggagatgaagaaggctcGAACCGCCACCAACTGTGCTAATGCTCTTTTCCCCTTTATTGGACCCTGGCATAACAAATATG GTCATGTCTTTGTGTTTTCTATTGGAGTCATTCCAATATTACATGTGACCCAACCAGACATGGTGAGGGAGATCACCACATGCACATCCCTGGACTCCTACTTAGCAAAAAACCGTGCCTATTTGCTTGGTCGGGGCATTCTGACTTCGAACGGAAATCAATGGGCTCATCAGAGGAAGATCATTGCACCAGAATTCCATGGTCAAGGTATTA GGGGAATGATAAAGCTGATTCGAGAGTCTGCCATGACTTTAATAGACGTGTGGAACAACATGATTGAGGCCAAAGGTGGTGTAGCTGATATAAAGATTGACCAGCATATGAGGAGCTTCTCAGGCGATGTAATATCGAAAGCATGCTTCGGGAGCGATTATTCAAAAGGAGGAGAGATCTTCGTCAAACTCAGAGCTCTTCTGGAATGTGCTTCCAAGAAGGGTTTCAGCTTTGGCATTCCATTCATGAA GTACCTTCCCACAAAGAGCAACAGGGAAGCATGGGCATTGGAGAAGGATTTGAGAACATTGATTTTGAGGGTTGTGAAGGAAAGGAATGAAAGTGGTGACGAGAAGGACCTGCTGCAAACCGTTCTGGAAGGAGCTAAGAACAGTGAACTGAGCCCAGATGCAATCGACAGCTTCATAGTCGACAACTGCAAAAACATATACTTGGCTGACTTTGAAACCACTGCCCTGGCAGCCACATGTTGTTTGATGCTGTTAGCAGCTAATCCAGAATGGCAGGAACGCGTTCGTGGTGAGGTCCTTGGCGTTTGTGATGGCCAAGCTCCTGACAGCGACACGATTAGGAAAATGAAGGTG CTAAGTATGGCGATTAATGAGTCCTTACGCCTCTATCCTCCAGTTGCGATCATGTCTAGAGAGGTTTTCGAGGAAATGAAATTTGGGGGCGTTCACGTACCAAAAGGCGTGAATATTTGGGCACTCGTCTTGACTTTACACACAGATTCTGAAGTCTGGGGAGCAGATTCCTACCAGTTCAATCCAGACAGGTTTGCAAATGGGATCGCTGGGGCTTGCAAGCTTCCGCACTTATATATGCCATTTGGAGTTGGCCCAAGGGTGTGCCTTGGACAGCACTTGGCATCGGCGGAACTCAAGAATTTGTTGTCTCTCATTTTGTCAAATTTCACTTTTACCCTCTCCCCTACTTATATTCATTCCCCGACTTTAAACCTGGTTATAGAGCCCGAACATGGAGTTGATCTGAATGTGAAGAAGCTATAA
- the LOC113712370 gene encoding cytochrome b-c1 complex subunit 8, protein MGKQPVKLKAVVYALSPFQQKIMPGLWKDITTKIHHKVSENWISATLLLGPVIGTYSYAQHYKEEEKLAHRY, encoded by the exons ATGGGGAAACAGCCGGTGAAGCTGAAGGCGGTGGTGTACGCGCTCTCGCCGTTTCAGCAGAAGATTATGCCTGGCCTCTGGAAGGACATCACCACCAAGATCCACCACAAGGTCTCCGAAAACTGGATCAGCGCCACCCTCTTACTCGGCCCTGTCATTGGCACCTACTC GTATGCCCAACACTACAAGGAGGAGGAGAAGCTGGCACACAGATATTGA
- the LOC113712379 gene encoding KH domain-containing protein At3g08620, producing the protein MQVMSSLYTQNLNFSPARAVSPIVRTDSDVESQYLTELLAERQKLVPFMQVLPICTRLLNQEILRVSGMISDPRIDEYDRLLRGSPSHVASLDIIQNVGAKGLGFFPNSPHPEWLGGPDEMTIDWQSVGGNPSSYVAKRVLRLDIPVDRYPNFNFVGRLLGPRGNSLKRVEASTGCRVFIRGKGSIKDPDKEESLRGRQGYEHLNDPLHVLIEAELPANIIDVRMNQARGIIEELLKPVEESQDLYKRQQLRELAMLNNSFREESPQPRGSLSPFSSSGMKRAKTGW; encoded by the exons ATGCAAGTTATGTCTAGCTTATACACACAGAATTTGAACTTTTCACCAGCAAGAGCGGTCTCTCCAATTGTAAGGACCGATTCAGATGTTGAAAG TCAGTACTTGACAGAGCTGTTAGCAGAAAGACAGAAGCTTGTACCTTTCATGCAGGTCCTTCCAATATGCACCCGATTGCTGAATCAAG AGATACTGAGGGTTTCAGGAATGATCTCCGACCCAAGAATAGATGAATATGACAGACTACTACGTGGAAGCCCAAGTCATGTGGCCTCTCTAGACATCATTCAAAATGTCGGAGCAAAAGGTCTAGGATTCTTTCCAAACAGCCCTCACCCTGAG TGGTTAGGTGGACCAGATGAAATGACCATCGACTGGCAATCAGTgggaggaaatccaagttcataTGTTGCAAAGAGGGTATTGCGCTTGGACATACCTGTTGACAGATATCCAAAC TTCAATTTTGTTGGCAGGCTATTAGGTCCTCGAGGTAATTCACTGAAGAGAGTGGAAGCTTCCACAGGATGCCGCGTATTTATTAGAGGAAAAGGTTCAATCAAAGACCCTGACAAG GAGGAGAGCTTACGGGGAAGACAAGGTTATGAGCACCTCAATGATCCACTGCACGTTTTGATTGAGGCTGAATTACCTGCCAATATCATTGATGTACGGATGAATCAAGCGAGGGGAATTATAGAAGAATTGCTAAAGCCGGTg GAAGAGTCACAAGATTTGTACAAGAGGCAACAGCTCAGAGAACTGGCCATGCTGAACAACAGTTTCAGAGAAGAGAGCCCTCAGCCAAGAGGCAGTCTATCTCCATTCAGTTCCAGTGGAATGAAACGTGCTAAAACAGGTTGGTAA
- the LOC113696023 gene encoding uncharacterized protein — MAIVVESDKAAFRCGRECLRFGCVLRAQSAAELSARSLDSLLQDYAFRALVVRPRTGIVYDGNVPSNLTGIKVAALRLRSGSLRRRGVNSYKEFHIPIGVLEQPYVERLVLVYHNLANWSSLYYPLPGYTYLAPIVGLLAYDAVNLSARNLQELDIRASKDPITIHLPNVQLVPEGLSPKCISFGLDGSFQFDNVINRSACSAAKQGHFSIVVEFTAPAPASAPAPGGGTGRQGGGGEKNNHKVWIIVGSVVGGVLLLLLLCILLACLRKYRRRRNIQRMEEAAERGEPLLMANVGFTKAPVALETRTRPSLEDDYVP; from the exons ATGGCCATTGTGGTTGAATCGGACAAAGCAGCTTTCAGATGTGGTCGTGAATGCTTGCGTTTTGGATGCG TGCTTAGAGCTCAATCAGCTGCCGAATTATCTGCGCGCTCACTAGATTCACTACTTCAAGACTATGCTTTCAGGGCGTTGGTTGTTCGGCCCAGAACGGGCATTGTCTACGATGGCAACGTGCCATCCAACTTGACAGGGATTAAGGTTGCAGCATTGAGGCTGAGAAGTGGGAGCTTGAGAAGAAGAGGGGTTAACAGCTATAAAGAATTTCATATTCCAATTGGTGTTTTGGAGCAACCTTATGTTGAGAGGCTTGTGTTGGTCTATCACAACTTGGCAAATTGGTCTTCCTTGTATTACCCTTTACCTGGTTACACATATTTGGCACCAATTGTGGGTCTCCTGGCTTATGATGCAGTCAATTTGTCAGCCAGAAATCTACAGGAATTGGACATCCGAGCCTCCAAAGATCCCATAACTATCCACCTACCGAACGTCCAACTGGTGCCTGAAGGATTGTCGCCAAAATGTATTTCTTTTGGTTTGGATGGCTCATTTCAATTTGACAATGTCATTAACCGGAGTGCCTGTTCTGCTGCAAAACAAGGCCATTTCTCTATAGTGGTTGAGTTCACAGCCCCGGCTCCGGCTTCGGCTCCAGCTCCTGGTGGAGGTACCGGTAGACAGGGAGGCGGCGGTGAGAAGAACAATCACAAAGTCTGGATAATCGTTGGGTCTGTGGTTGGGGGAGTGCTGCTGCTGCTACTGCTATGTATTCTTCTTGCTTGTCTGAGGAAGTATAGACGGCGAAGAAACATACAGAGAATGGAGGAAGCAGCAGAGAGAGGGGAGCCCTTGCTAATGGCAAATGTTGGATTTACGAAGGCGCCAGTGGCATTGGAGACTCGAACTAGACCATCATTGGAAGATGATTACGTGCCCTAG